Part of the Tetragenococcus koreensis genome, TAAAATAATGGCAATTAAAAAGGAAAGAGTCGCGGTCAAATCAAATTTAGGAACACCGTAATGAAAAGGTAAGTTTAATCCAAACCAGGGGGCTTCTTGTACTGGAGTAAAATCAACGAATCCAAGCGCCAACGCCAGTAATGTACCAAAAACAAGTGAGATTAAAATCGTTAAATTTCCTAGTAAACCTTTAAAATATTTACTGATAATCACATGAAAGATAAATATCGCTAAAGCCATCAGTAATGTTTCATGATCGATGCTTTCCGTTAAGTCATAAGCTTTATCGCCCATTAACCAGTGAAAAGTGTTCGGCAATAAAGAAACGCCCAAAACGATTAAGTTTGTTCCAACGACAATGGGTGGGAAAAAACGTTGGAGTTTAATCCAAAAAGGAGCCGCTAAAAAGCAAAAAATACCTACAATCATCGTTGAACCTGCGATAATTTGAAAGCCGGTTTCGATACTAGAGGCATCATTTAATGTCGTGCTTGCAATAGGAACTACCGCAAAGTTTGCTCCCATGACCATTGGTACCTTGGGGCTTGTCTTAGGAATGATATTTAAAGACATCAATAAACTGGATAACCCAGCGCCAAAAATGACGGCGTTAATAAAAAAACGTGTTTGCTCAGGAGATAAACCAGCATTTGCTGCTATTAGTAAGGGAACGGGTATGGCAGCCAAAACAGCGATAACCGTATGTTGTAATCCTAAAAGCAAGTTTTGTCTTAATGGAAGTTTTTCGTCAACTTTTGGTAACTGATCATTTTTATTCAAGTGTTCTCGCTCCTTTTTATAAAATTTGAAATAACAGATATATGTGCTTAAATTAACTGAAATGTTACTAACGATGCGTTGAAAAATTAATGATTATAAATTCAGTATTCGTGTTAATCACAAATCTTCTGCTATTAAAGAAAAAACGAATTTCTTTCTTCATTTTATGTTTTATATTACGTTGTTTTCAATAAAAATAAAAAATTATCGCTAAAAAATGGATGGAATGTTTGTCTTTAAGGCGCTAACATTTTGTTTTGCTAGACAAAAAATAAAACCAAACGAACTTACTCTTATCATTATTGATAAATGAGGTTCGTTTGGTTTTTTTGAATAGCCAAAGTTATACGATTTTTATGTGGTATCTGAACTGTTAGAATTATGTCTCACTTCATTTTTTATAAATCGGATCAGCTACGTCAAAACTGGTTTCTTGTAGCCAGTTTCGTAATTTTTCTCCCAATTTTTCAGCCATCGTAAAAGAAGCTTTAATCTGTTTTTGACTAATGCCATTCACATGCACACCTGCAGTGATAGTACAATTTCCCGGTAAATCTGGTTGGATCACACGTGCAATGGTTTCTGCTAAGACATCATCTTTATGAAAACGTCCATCATGACTGGGAAATCGGATGGTTTGGCACGTTGTTTCTTTGGTAATTGTGGTGACTGTGCCAATATGAGGCGTATCACCGCCAGTTACTGTGATCAATAAGTCTTTACCAATGATTTTTACTTCTGAAGTCATAGTAAAATCGGCAGCAATTATTTGAAAAGACTTAGCGGTCATGGCGCTCATTTCCTTCCCAACGTTGGTTCAGTTGGTTATCAATTCCCAGCGCATCTAAGAGTTTCATGGTTTGGTGGCTGATAATATCTCCAATGGTTTGGGGCTGATTGTAAAATGCCGGGATCGGCGGAATAATTTGTACGCCCATCTTAGAAAGTTTCGTCAAATTTTCTAAATGGATGGTGCTTAATGGCGTTTCTCTGGGAACAACAATAAGTTTCTTTTGCTCTTTTAAAACGACATCGGCCGCACGCGCGATCAAATTATCACCAAAACCATAAGCGATCGCGGAGACGGTTTTCATACTAGCAGGTACCACAACCATCGCATCAACTAAATAAGAACCGCTGGCAATTTTTGCCCCCATGTTATTAGCCGAATAAAAATAATCAAATAAATTTTCTAATTCATGTAATGATAAAGAAGATTCTATTTTTAAATTTTGTTTGGCCCAAGAACTAATCACACCATGGGTTTCAACTTCGGGATCTTTTTGTAATTGTTTGACTAAATCAATGGCATAGGCGGTGCCAGAAGCACCGGTGATGCCAATAATAATTCGTTTTTTTCTTTTTTCCATAGTCTCTTTCTCTCTTAATTAGAATCGTTTAAGTAATCTTCCCAATTAGGAACTTCTTTAAATTGGGCACGTTGAAATTGATCTTTCATATCAAAAGGTACCGTGCCATCAAGAATGGTTTTAGCACTCATTCCTTTAAAACGAATGGTCCCTGGATTATATTGCGGCCGTTCGGATGGATCGAGTGGATGGTTACGCATCCCGGGAATAACAACGACATCTTTATCCCCTTGAAAGCGTGTATTTAAGGTCCACATCACATCGTTCATATCAAAAATATCCACGTCTTCATCGACAAGGATGACGGTTTTTAATTCTTTGAATGAGGATAAGGCTAAGATAGCCGCTTGTCGTTGGATCCCTTCATCTGCTTCATTTTCTTTGTTGATTTGCATAATGGTCATTAGCTTGCCACCACCAGCTGGCGGATTATAGACATTCAAAACTTTACCTGGAATAGCTTTTTCAACTAAGCCAAGAATACTTGCTTCAGTTGGAATACCTGCCATAGAAACATGTTCTTCGCTAGGACCGATTGTCGTTTGCATAATTGGGCGATCTTTTCGATGGGTAACAGCTTTTACTTTCACCACATTGACGGCTGGGTTGGCATCGCCATTGTAACCAGGAAATTCGGGCATCGCTTTACCGGTATTGGTATTAATGTCTTCTTGCATGGTTTGATTAGGTAAAATTTCAGCTTCAATGGTAAATTCGCTACGAGCAATGCCCACTTCGTTAACGGAAGTAGCGTCTACTAATTGGACGGGTTCATCCCGTAAAGCACCTGCTATCCATAACTCGTTGTAACCTAACGGTGTGGTTGGTGGTTCAAACGTTGTTCCAATCGCAATCGCCGGATCTAGTCCAATATTGATAGTGATAGGCATGGGTTTATTTTCAGCTTCAAATTGTTTTTGAAAGTGTCCGATATGACGCCCACCTGGCATAATGTACATGCCAATCGTATCTTTATCTTCTAAAACCATACGGTGGATCGTGACGTCAGTCATTGTTTTATCTGGATCAGAACCTAAGACAACGCCCATTGTGATATAAGGCCCCGCATCTTCTGGGGTGTTAGTAGGCGCAGGTAAAATTTTACGAATGTCAAAATCGTCATCGGTTGCTAGATGAACGACTTCTTGTGCCGGTGCTTGTTCTTTATCTACTTTAATAGGTTTAACGGGATGTTCTACCGATTGATAAAGCAATTTGCCTAAAGTTTTATAATCGTGGTGCAGAATTTCTCCTACCCGTTTGCGACTCGCCATTGTCCCAATGGAAACTCTTGTATTAGGAAATCCTTCAATAGTGTTAAAAGTCAGGGCAGGCCCTTCTTGTGTAGGACGCATGACTGTGCCGCCCGCACCAATATAACGATAGACGCCTGATAAATCAGCATTTGGATCAATCGGTTTATCAGTTTCGTGATATTGGTTGGGAAATTGTTTTAATTCTTCTAGTACTTTACGTAAATCGTAAGGTTGTTCGCTCATTATTTATCGCTCCTTTATTTCTAAAGTAACGCTAAAAACAGTAAGGAACAATTCAACTTTTTGTCTTTTTTATTCCAAATTGGAATGACTTAGTTGTTCTTGTAAAAATTGCCAAAAAGTATTTACAGCCAAATTATCTGTTTTCTTACGTACGAAGGATAAATAACTCGTTTTGTTAGGCGTAATCGGAATAATGGCTAGGTTATTTTTCCAACTATTATCGATTGTCTTTTCCATGACGATCGTAATCCCTAATTCACTGGCAACCATGTTCAATAATAGCTCGATTCTAGATGTTTCAAATGAGATATTTGGCGTAAAACCAACTTCATGGCAGAGGTCGATGATCGGTTGATAGGTTTTTGTTTCTTTACTTAACATGAGAAATTTTTCTTGTTGCAATTCGGATAAATTGATTTCAGACCGTTGAGCCAGCGGATGATTTTTACTTAATACGGCAACAAAATGATCTTTTTCGGTCAATAAAGCTTCAAATGATTGTTTTTCTAGTTGGAACGTACGAACAAAAATCAAATGATTCTCATCGGTGTCAAGAAAGGGAACAAGTTCAGTGCCTTCGCCTTCTTTTAACTGAATATCAAATTCTGGATGTTGCTTCATAAAGGCTGTCACTTGATTGAACGCCCAGTAGTTTGCCA contains:
- a CDS encoding uracil-xanthine permease family protein → MNKNDQLPKVDEKLPLRQNLLLGLQHTVIAVLAAIPVPLLIAANAGLSPEQTRFFINAVIFGAGLSSLLMSLNIIPKTSPKVPMVMGANFAVVPIASTTLNDASSIETGFQIIAGSTMIVGIFCFLAAPFWIKLQRFFPPIVVGTNLIVLGVSLLPNTFHWLMGDKAYDLTESIDHETLLMALAIFIFHVIISKYFKGLLGNLTILISLVFGTLLALALGFVDFTPVQEAPWFGLNLPFHYGVPKFDLTATLSFLIAIILGMVEISGTAMGIHNIVDKEMTKGQFQRVLQSLGITTFASGLFNGVQPTAFVQNVGILDLSKVKSRFAIATSGFMLVLIGFIPKFSALISAIPDPVLGGLGFAIFGIIIGSGINILKQVNFEGNQNMLIIGLSVGVCMLPSVYPNFYVNFPALVQNIFGSGILAGSLTAIVLNLFFNFKNIKQGAN
- a CDS encoding amino acid decarboxylase, which gives rise to MTAKSFQIIAADFTMTSEVKIIGKDLLITVTGGDTPHIGTVTTITKETTCQTIRFPSHDGRFHKDDVLAETIARVIQPDLPGNCTITAGVHVNGISQKQIKASFTMAEKLGEKLRNWLQETSFDVADPIYKK
- a CDS encoding UbiX family flavin prenyltransferase — translated: MEKRKKRIIIGITGASGTAYAIDLVKQLQKDPEVETHGVISSWAKQNLKIESSLSLHELENLFDYFYSANNMGAKIASGSYLVDAMVVVPASMKTVSAIAYGFGDNLIARAADVVLKEQKKLIVVPRETPLSTIHLENLTKLSKMGVQIIPPIPAFYNQPQTIGDIISHQTMKLLDALGIDNQLNQRWEGNERHDR
- a CDS encoding UbiD family decarboxylase, translating into MSEQPYDLRKVLEELKQFPNQYHETDKPIDPNADLSGVYRYIGAGGTVMRPTQEGPALTFNTIEGFPNTRVSIGTMASRKRVGEILHHDYKTLGKLLYQSVEHPVKPIKVDKEQAPAQEVVHLATDDDFDIRKILPAPTNTPEDAGPYITMGVVLGSDPDKTMTDVTIHRMVLEDKDTIGMYIMPGGRHIGHFQKQFEAENKPMPITINIGLDPAIAIGTTFEPPTTPLGYNELWIAGALRDEPVQLVDATSVNEVGIARSEFTIEAEILPNQTMQEDINTNTGKAMPEFPGYNGDANPAVNVVKVKAVTHRKDRPIMQTTIGPSEEHVSMAGIPTEASILGLVEKAIPGKVLNVYNPPAGGGKLMTIMQINKENEADEGIQRQAAILALSSFKELKTVILVDEDVDIFDMNDVMWTLNTRFQGDKDVVVIPGMRNHPLDPSERPQYNPGTIRFKGMSAKTILDGTVPFDMKDQFQRAQFKEVPNWEDYLNDSN
- a CDS encoding LysR family transcriptional regulator, giving the protein MDLAKLKIFLDLTETKNYSKTAERLYTTQGNISKQIIALEKELDTSLFLRSHRQIELTEEAKLILPYAKTIVVQQQALLQTLQDYQQQKASTLHILTIPTMANYWAFNQVTAFMKQHPEFDIQLKEGEGTELVPFLDTDENHLIFVRTFQLEKQSFEALLTEKDHFVAVLSKNHPLAQRSEINLSELQQEKFLMLSKETKTYQPIIDLCHEVGFTPNISFETSRIELLLNMVASELGITIVMEKTIDNSWKNNLAIIPITPNKTSYLSFVRKKTDNLAVNTFWQFLQEQLSHSNLE